In Gossypium arboreum isolate Shixiya-1 chromosome 5, ASM2569848v2, whole genome shotgun sequence, a single genomic region encodes these proteins:
- the LOC108486504 gene encoding peroxisomal membrane protein 11A, translating to MNQECSSDSLSRLPFSPPVYWLLSLSTPMDANASTVAPSQTATTQSDPKGKDFLNHLEVYLAKRDGVDKLLKISRYATKIILASSVLQETVPLTRQLKSFESSVGLSRKAFRLGKFVQDVNALRNSHFDSKEEILLSVIAYGGEGLYYFVEQFIWLAKSGLIDTKHSRNLQKISAWAELIGYIGSISLKLRDLKRIKEDEACLNSSIEIAISRGVGRTEEEERRKKLREKKLMKQLSVVQDIADGLMALADIRDGKGRFTDPLLLSCAGLFSALISTHKNWVSC from the coding sequence ATGAACCAAGAATGTTCCTCTGATTCACTCTCTCGCCTCCCATTTTCTCCTCCAGTTTATTGGCTTCTCTCTCTCTCAACCCCCATGGATGCCAATGCTTCAACCGTTGCTCCCTCCCAAACCGCAACCACCCAATCGGATCCCAAAGGAAAGGACTTCCTCAACCATCTCGAAGTTTACCTCGCGAAGAGAGACGGCGTCGACAAGCTCCTCAAGATCTCTCGTTACGCTACCAAGATCATATTAGCCTCCTCGGTTCTCCAGGAAACGGTCCCACTAACTCGCCAACTCAAGAGTTTCGAGTCGAGCGTCGGGCTGAGTCGGAAAGCATTTCGGCTCGGGAAATTCGTTCAGGACGTCAACGCTTTGAGGAACTCCCATTTTGATTCCAAGGAAGAGATTCTCCTCTCGGTTATCGCCTACGGCGGCGAGGGTTTATACTATTTCGTCGAACAGTTTATTTGGTTGGCGAAATCAGGATTAATCGACACCAAACATTCCCGCAATTTACAAAAGATCAGTGCTTGGGCTGAGTTGATTGGGTACATCGGAAGTATTAGCCTTAAGCTTAGGGATTTAAAGAGGATTAAGGAAGACGAGGCGTGCTTGAATTCGAGTATCGAAATCGCGATTTCAAGAGGAGTTGGGCGTACGGAAGAAGAAGAAAGGAGGAAGaaattgagagaaaagaaactgatGAAGCAACTTTCAGTTGTTCAAGATATCGCTGATGGGTTAATGGCATTGGCTGATATTCGAGACGGCAAAGGAAGGTTTACGGATCCTCTTTTGTTGTCTTGCGCCGGGCTTTTCTCCGCCCTTATTAGTACCCATAAAAACTGGGTTTCATGCTAG
- the LOC108486645 gene encoding LOW QUALITY PROTEIN: protein BRASSINAZOLE-RESISTANT 1 (The sequence of the model RefSeq protein was modified relative to this genomic sequence to represent the inferred CDS: inserted 1 base in 1 codon) produces the protein MTSDGATSTPAPVPRRKPSWXERENNRRRERRRRAIAAKIYTGLRAQGNYNLPKHCDNNEVLKALCAEAGWVVEDDGTTYRKGCKPPPIDIAGSSAKITPYSSQNPSPLSSAFPSPIPSCQVSPSSSSFPSPTRTDANNPSSLLPFLRSAIPSSLPPLRISNSAPVTPPLSSPTSRNPKPIPNWEALAKESMASFNYPFYAVSAPASPTHRHFHAPATIPECDESDTSTVESGQWISFQKFAPSTSQVPTSPTFNLVKPLAPQSLPTGFIGEQGRVSEFQFENGQVKPWEGERIHEVGLDDLELTLGSGKARC, from the exons ATGACGTCAGATGGGGCGACGTCGACGCCGGCACCAGTGCCAAGGAGGAAACCTTCTT AGGAGAGAGAGAACAACAGGAGGAGGGAGAGGAGGAGAAGAGCTATCGCTGCTAAGATATATACTGGGCTGAGAGCTCAAGGAAATTATAATCTGCCCAAGCACTGTGATAACAACGAGGTCCTCAAAGCTCTTTGTGCCGAGGCTGGTTGGGTTGTTGAAGATGATGGCACCACTTATCGAAAG GGATGTAAGCCACCTCCGATTGATATAGCAGGCAGTTCAGCTAAAATTACCCCATATTCTTCCCAAAATCCTAGTCCATTATCTTCTGCATTTCCAAGTCCAATTCCTTCATGTCAAGTCAGTCCTTCCTCCTCTTCCTTCCCCAGTCCCACTAGGACTGATGCAAATAATCCATCTAGTCTCCTTCCGTTCCTCAGAAGCGCCATTCCTTCGTCTCTGCCTCCTCTCAGAATCTCTAATAGTGCCCCCGTGACACCACCACTTTCTTCTCCAACCTCCAGAAATCCTAAGCCCATTCCCAACTGGGAGGCCCTTGCCAAAGAGTCCATGGCCTCTTTTAACTACCCTTTTTATGCTGTCTCTGCACCAGCTAGTCCAACCCATCGTCATTTCCATGCCCCTGCTACTATACCCGAATGTGATGAATCAGACACGTCCACAGTTGAATCTGGTCAATGGATAAGCTTTCAAAAGTTTGCACCTTCTACATCTCAAGTGCCGACTTCGCCAACATTCAATCTTGTAAAACCTTTGGCTCCACAAAGTTTGCCCACCGGTTTTATTGGAGAGCAAGGGCGAGTTTCAGAGTTTCAGTTTGAGAACGGACAGGTAAAGCCGTGGGAGGGTGAAAGGATTCACGAGGTAGGATTGGATGATCTGGAACTCACACTCGGAAGTGGGAAAGCTCGATGTTGA
- the LOC108484341 gene encoding uncharacterized protein LOC108484341: MSVATRPRSSAKPLTEPRAILGPAGNRVRVSDESKRRTEALKKPQRPKVPVSQSPKSVVQSNVSVDSCCSSDSSSSNSSFKTASSRKTVKQNGVKQAKPKVASTADEVVTEISPAMSGPLKRCDWITPFSDPLYTSFHDEEWGVPVHNDRKLFELLVFSQALAELSWPTILKKREIFRKLFDNFDPSSMAQFTEKKMLSLKVDGCLLLSEAKLRAIVENAKLILKVQQEFGSFSSYCWGFVNHKPLRNAFRYARQVPVKTPKAEVMSKDMMRRGFCCVGPTVVYSFMQVAGIVNDHLVTCFRYQECNATVKKDIKPKIEEIERLTKDAENICLSR, translated from the exons ATGTCGGTAGCCACGAGGCCCAGGTCGTCGGCGAAACCGCTAACGGAACCGCGAGCGATTCTCGGTCCGGCCGGGAACAGAGTTAGGGTTTCGGACGAGTCGAAGAGAAGAACCGAAGCTCTAAAAAAGCCACAAAGACCTAAAGTTCCGGTCTCTCAGAGCCCAAAGTCCGTTGTACAAAGCAATGTCTCCGTCGACAGTTGCTGTTCCTCTGACTCTTCATCGAGCAATTCCTCCTTCAAAACGGCAAGCTCTAGGAAAACCGTTAAGCAAAACGGGGTGAAGCAAGCCAAACCCAAGGTTGCTTCGACGGCTGACGAGGTTGTCACTGAAATTTCTCCGGCAATGTCGGGACCGTTAAAACGATGTGATTGGATCACGCCGTTTTCTG ACCCTTTGTATACTTCTTTCCATGATGAAGAGTGGGGTGTTCCAGTTCATAATGACAGGAAGCTGTTTGAGCTACTAGTCTTTTCGCAAGCTTTAGCTGAACTCAGCTGGCCAACGATTCTCAAAAAGAGGGAGATATTCAG GAAGCTTTTTGACAATTTTGATCCATCATCAATGGCACAGTTTACCGAAAAGAAGATGTTATCATTGAAAGTTGATGGTTGTCTATTGCTTTCTGAAGCGAAGCTTCGTGCAATCGTGGAGAATGCTAAACTTATTCTTAAG GTTCAGCAGGAATTTGGCTCTTTCAGCAGCTATTGCTGGGGATTTGTAAACCACAAGCCGTTAAGAAATGCATTCCGTTATGCACGTCAAGTACCGGTGAAGACCCCAAAAGCTGAAGTCATGAGCAAGGACATGATGCGGAGAGGCTTCTGCTGCGTGGGACCTACTGTTGTTTATTCGTTCATGCAAGTGGCCGGTATTGTTAATGATCATCTTGTAACTTGCTTCAGATACCAAGAATGCAATGCAACCGTCAAAAAGGACATAAAACCAAAGATTGAGGAAATAGAGAGACTAACTAAAGATGCAGAGAACATTTGCTTATCTCGCTAG